The following proteins are encoded in a genomic region of Athene noctua chromosome 9, bAthNoc1.hap1.1, whole genome shotgun sequence:
- the OSGIN1 gene encoding oxidative stress-induced growth inhibitor 1 isoform X2, whose product MPWYGHDTLKRSSSPLPVVIIGNGPSGICLSYLLSGYTPYFKRDSLHPHPILQRKLEEAPDVSILDQDLEYLSEGLEGRSHSPVALLFDTLQRPDTDFGGTAESVLTWWHETYRAIPHLVLGRNAPGGAWHSIEGSMVTLSRGEWMGLPDLPFKDWLKQKRRGLRNNRATAKDIAQYYQHYVMKKGLQKNFRCGTVVTSVRKVSAESISNHGQKVLQENSDSLWNTNEMNTEVFQVDGFFKTVKGEKESFSIYAENVVLATGTYDSPTWLGVKGENLSYVHHQLSALEEAVKDNSIGIMSDPVLIVGAGLTAADAILFAHHCNIPVIHVFRRRVSDPGLIFNQLPKMMYPEYHKVHQMMKEQSADCAGPYECYISLPEHHVLSFGKDKKCIFQDKNGYQKVYKISMALVLTGSNPNLSFLPNNGIDLAMDSDQPVNPKRNPIDVDPFTYECTQEKGLYALGPLAGDNFVRFVQGGALAVASSLLKKANKNPP is encoded by the exons CCACTGCCTGTTGTGATCATAG GGAATGGACCTTCGGGAATCTGTCTCTCATATTTGCTGTCAGGCTATACCCCTTACTTCAAAAGAGACTCTCTCCATCCTCATCCCATTCTCCAGAGAAAACTGGAAGAGGCACCAGATGTCTCTATTTTGGACCAG GATTTGGAGTATCTGTCTGAAGGCTTGGAGGGACGATCCCACAGCCCTGTGGCTCTTCTGTTTGACACTCTTCAGCGTCCAGACACAGACTTTGGTGGAACAGCAGAATCTGTCCTCACATGGTGGCATGAGACTTACAGAGCCATCCCCCACCTGGTCCTTGGCAGGAATGCTCCTGGAGGTGCCTGGCAT TCTATTGAGGGCTCTATGGTTACCCTGAGCAGAGGGGAATGGATGGGACTCCCAGATCTCCCATTCAAAGACTGGCTAAAGCAAAAGAGAAG AGGCCTCAGAAACAATAGAGCCACAGCGAAAGACATTGCTCAATATTACCAACACTATGTGATGAAGAAAGGACTGCAGAAGAATTTCAGATGTGGTACCGTTGTGACCTCTGTGAGGAAAGTGAGTGCAGAGAGCATCTCCAACCATGGACAGAAAGTTCTGCAGGAGAACAGTGACTCACTCTGGAACACCAATGAGATGAATACAGAGGTCTTTCAGGTGGATGGATTTTTCAAAACTGTGAAAGGTGAAAAAGAGTCCTTTTCCATCTATGCAGAGAATGTGGTCTTAGCTACAGGAACATACGATAGTCCTACTTGGCTTGGGGTCAAGGGAGAGAACCTTTCCTATGTCCATCACCAGCTGTCTGCCCTAGAGGAAGCAGTGAAGGACAACAGCATTGGCATCATGTCAGATCCAGTCTTGATTGTAGGTGCTGGTCTGACAGCTGCTGATGCAATTCTCTTTGCTCACCATTGCAATATTCCTGTAATCCATGTTTTTCGGAGAAGAGTCAGTGATCCAGGTCTTATTTTTAACCAGCTCCCCAAAATGATGTACCCCGAATACCACAAAGTCCATCAGATGATGAAAGAACAGTCAGCTGATTGTGCTGGGCCCTATGAATGTTACATTAGCCTTCCTGAACATCATGTGCTATCCTTTGGCAAGGACAAGAAATGTATCTTTCAAGACAAGAATGGCTACCAGAAAGTTTATAAAATTTCCATGGCTCTTGTTCTAACTGGCTCAAACCCCAACCTCTCCTTTCTGCCAAATAATGGCATTGACTTGGCAATGGACAGTGACCAACCAGTCAATCCAAAGAGGAACCCCATAGATGTTGACCCATTCACCTATGAATGTACTCAGGAGAAAGGGCTTTATGCTCTAGGACCTCTAGCTGGAGATAACTTTGTACGCTTTGTACAGGGAGGGGCTCTGGCTGTTGCCAGCTCTCTgttaaagaaagcaaacaaaaatccccccTAA
- the OSGIN1 gene encoding oxidative stress-induced growth inhibitor 1 isoform X1 has product MLPDWKMHALLTRPQNKSGFKPLPVVIIGNGPSGICLSYLLSGYTPYFKRDSLHPHPILQRKLEEAPDVSILDQDLEYLSEGLEGRSHSPVALLFDTLQRPDTDFGGTAESVLTWWHETYRAIPHLVLGRNAPGGAWHSIEGSMVTLSRGEWMGLPDLPFKDWLKQKRRGLRNNRATAKDIAQYYQHYVMKKGLQKNFRCGTVVTSVRKVSAESISNHGQKVLQENSDSLWNTNEMNTEVFQVDGFFKTVKGEKESFSIYAENVVLATGTYDSPTWLGVKGENLSYVHHQLSALEEAVKDNSIGIMSDPVLIVGAGLTAADAILFAHHCNIPVIHVFRRRVSDPGLIFNQLPKMMYPEYHKVHQMMKEQSADCAGPYECYISLPEHHVLSFGKDKKCIFQDKNGYQKVYKISMALVLTGSNPNLSFLPNNGIDLAMDSDQPVNPKRNPIDVDPFTYECTQEKGLYALGPLAGDNFVRFVQGGALAVASSLLKKANKNPP; this is encoded by the exons ATGCTTCCGGACTGGAAGATGCATGCGTTGTTGACTAGACCCCAAAATAAAAGTGGGTTTAAGCCACTGCCTGTTGTGATCATAG GGAATGGACCTTCGGGAATCTGTCTCTCATATTTGCTGTCAGGCTATACCCCTTACTTCAAAAGAGACTCTCTCCATCCTCATCCCATTCTCCAGAGAAAACTGGAAGAGGCACCAGATGTCTCTATTTTGGACCAG GATTTGGAGTATCTGTCTGAAGGCTTGGAGGGACGATCCCACAGCCCTGTGGCTCTTCTGTTTGACACTCTTCAGCGTCCAGACACAGACTTTGGTGGAACAGCAGAATCTGTCCTCACATGGTGGCATGAGACTTACAGAGCCATCCCCCACCTGGTCCTTGGCAGGAATGCTCCTGGAGGTGCCTGGCAT TCTATTGAGGGCTCTATGGTTACCCTGAGCAGAGGGGAATGGATGGGACTCCCAGATCTCCCATTCAAAGACTGGCTAAAGCAAAAGAGAAG AGGCCTCAGAAACAATAGAGCCACAGCGAAAGACATTGCTCAATATTACCAACACTATGTGATGAAGAAAGGACTGCAGAAGAATTTCAGATGTGGTACCGTTGTGACCTCTGTGAGGAAAGTGAGTGCAGAGAGCATCTCCAACCATGGACAGAAAGTTCTGCAGGAGAACAGTGACTCACTCTGGAACACCAATGAGATGAATACAGAGGTCTTTCAGGTGGATGGATTTTTCAAAACTGTGAAAGGTGAAAAAGAGTCCTTTTCCATCTATGCAGAGAATGTGGTCTTAGCTACAGGAACATACGATAGTCCTACTTGGCTTGGGGTCAAGGGAGAGAACCTTTCCTATGTCCATCACCAGCTGTCTGCCCTAGAGGAAGCAGTGAAGGACAACAGCATTGGCATCATGTCAGATCCAGTCTTGATTGTAGGTGCTGGTCTGACAGCTGCTGATGCAATTCTCTTTGCTCACCATTGCAATATTCCTGTAATCCATGTTTTTCGGAGAAGAGTCAGTGATCCAGGTCTTATTTTTAACCAGCTCCCCAAAATGATGTACCCCGAATACCACAAAGTCCATCAGATGATGAAAGAACAGTCAGCTGATTGTGCTGGGCCCTATGAATGTTACATTAGCCTTCCTGAACATCATGTGCTATCCTTTGGCAAGGACAAGAAATGTATCTTTCAAGACAAGAATGGCTACCAGAAAGTTTATAAAATTTCCATGGCTCTTGTTCTAACTGGCTCAAACCCCAACCTCTCCTTTCTGCCAAATAATGGCATTGACTTGGCAATGGACAGTGACCAACCAGTCAATCCAAAGAGGAACCCCATAGATGTTGACCCATTCACCTATGAATGTACTCAGGAGAAAGGGCTTTATGCTCTAGGACCTCTAGCTGGAGATAACTTTGTACGCTTTGTACAGGGAGGGGCTCTGGCTGTTGCCAGCTCTCTgttaaagaaagcaaacaaaaatccccccTAA